One genomic region from Salvia hispanica cultivar TCC Black 2014 chromosome 2, UniMelb_Shisp_WGS_1.0, whole genome shotgun sequence encodes:
- the LOC125206007 gene encoding protein DELETION OF SUV3 SUPPRESSOR 1(I)-like, producing MATEKVNPATDEVKMDLFEDDDEFEEFEIDQDWGDKEEGKEVAQQWEDDWDDDDVTDDFSLQLRRELDANAEKK from the exons ATGGCAACCGAAAAAGTAAATCCAGCTACGGACGAAGTAAAGATGGATCTGTtcgaagatgatgatgaatttGAGGAGTTTGAAATCGATCAAG ATTGGGGAGACAAAGAGGAAGGTAAAGAAGTAGCTCAGCAATGGGAAGACGACTGGGATGATGACGATGTCACTGATGATTTCTCCCTGCAGCTCAGGAGGGAATTGGACGCCAATGCTGAGAAGAAATAG
- the LOC125206005 gene encoding serine/threonine-protein kinase STY13-like, with amino-acid sequence MEKSGDGFVRADQIDLKSLDEQLERHLNRAWTMEKNKRKNQEDYSTATTTSAAVAPAITTTTTSRRQRQEWEIDPSKLIIKSVIARGTFGTVHRGVYDGQDVAVKLLDWGEEGHRTEAEIQALRSAFTQEVVVWHKLDHPNVTKFIGATMGATDLNIQTENGHIGMPSNICCVVVEYLPGGALKSYLIKNRRKKLAFKVVVQMALDLARGLSYLHSEKIVHRDVKTENMLLDKTRTVKIADFGVARVEASNPNDMTGETGTLGYMAPEVLNGNPYNRKCDVYSFGICLWEIYCCDMPYPDLSFSEVTSAVVRQNLRPEIPRCCPSSLANVMKRCWDANPDRRPEMDEVVAMLEAIDTSKGGGMIPNDQAQSCLCFRKRRGP; translated from the exons ATGGAGAAGAGCGGCGATGGGTTTGTGAGAGCGGATCAAATTGATTTGAAGAGCTTAGACGAGCAGCTGGAGCGCCATTTGAACAGGGCGTGGACAATGGAGAAGAACAAGAGGAAGAATCAAGAAGATTACTccaccgccaccaccacctccgccgccgtcGCTCCGGcaatcaccaccaccaccacctcccgAAGGCAGCGCCAGGAGTGGGAGATTGACCCCTCCAAACTCATCATCAAGAGCGTCATCGCTCGTGGCACCTTTGGGACCGTCCACCGCGGCGTTTACGACGGCCAGGATGTCGCCG TTAAACTGCTGGACTGGGGAGAAGAGGGCCACAGGACAGAGGCTGAAATACAAGCTCTAAGGTCAGCTTTTACTCAAGAAGTTGTTGTGTGGCACAAACTCGATCATCCTAACGTAACAAAG TTTATAGGGGCAACGATGGGCGCTACGGATCTTAACATTCAAACTGAAAATGGTCATATAGGCATGCCCAGTAATATATGTTGTGTCGTTGTGGAGTATCTTCCGGGAGGAGCCTTAAAATCTTACCTCATAAAGAACAGGAGAAAGAAGCTAGCTTTTAAAGTAGTTGTGCAAATGGCACTCGATCTTGCTAGAGG GTTAAGCTACCTTCATTCTGAGAAGATTGTTCACAGAGATGTGAAGACGGAAAATATGCTTTTAGATAAGACACGTACAGTCAAAATTGCAGATTTTGGTGTTGCTCGTGTTGAAGCCTCGAATCCTAATGACATGACGGGGGAGACTGGGACCCTTGGTTACATGGCTCCTGAG GTTCTCAATGGAAATCCTTACAACAGGAAATGTGATGTATACAGTTTTGGCATCTGTTTGTGGGAGATATATTGTTGTGATATGCCATATCCGGACCTTAGTTTCTCGGAGGTGACTTCAGCAGTCGTTCGCCAG AACTTGAGGCCGGAGATACCCAGATGTTGCCCAAGCTCACTTGCCAATGTGATGAAGCGATGCTGGGACGCCAACCCTGACAGAAGACCAGAAATGGATGAGGTGGTCGCCATGTTGGAGGCAATCGACACTTCTAAAGGAGGAGGGATGATTCCTAATGATCAAGCCCAAAGCTGTCTCTGTTTTCGGAAGCGTCGTGGCCCTTGA